The Sinomicrobium kalidii region ACTGGCCATTGCCGTAGGTTTTCTGATAAAAAAGTTTTTCTTTCCGAAGAAGAAAAGCAAAAAAGCCTGTGGCGGCGGTGCCGATTGCGGATGTCATTAATATATACCGGTCCTTAACCCAGGGCCACATCCAGTGACATCATAATGATAAACCCTCCTATAAAACCGAGGGTGGAGATGTCCGTATATTTATCCAACTGGGTTTCGGGTATCACTTCTTCCACTACAACATATATCATGGCTCCTGCCGCAAAAGCCAAGGCATAGGGCAATACGGGAGTAAAAAAGGTAACGGCAAGTGCTCCCACTACTCCTGCCACGGGTTCTACGATGGCAGAAAGCTGTCCATACCAGAAACTCCTCCTTCTGCTCATCCCCTGCCGCCGTAAGGGCATGGCGACCGCAATCCCTTCGGGAAAATTCTGGATGCCTATCCCGAGCGCAAGAATAACAGCTCCGGCAATCGACGCTTCCGGAATTCCCGCGGCGACACCTCCGAA contains the following coding sequences:
- a CDS encoding FeoB-associated Cys-rich membrane protein, yielding MPDIQTILVYTALAIAVGFLIKKFFFPKKKSKKACGGGADCGCH